One window of Hippoglossus stenolepis isolate QCI-W04-F060 chromosome 1, HSTE1.2, whole genome shotgun sequence genomic DNA carries:
- the nhsb gene encoding Nance-Horan syndrome protein, translated as MPFAKRIVEPPLLCRHHIPNDEGLLFEDLCAISNVVLSRTLRQLSDLARHACSLFQELENDIIHTNQRVWVLQNKIGQIQQTASALDPKKEAVPVSNLDIESKLSVHYQAPWHQQHNVFHPCTRPPCLEELHRNAQLSLRAQNRDEQQHEQRSTSRERNRVTISISVAPPMPTFPSPHSIRRQQRSRLARAQERAERERELDYQPRKERTVRETEIQTIQRKERPGREADVQTIQRKFECFYSLHPIESCIFIPWNRKATSMGEDEGCEVLGGHRAKSSAPNASSTQDKQTSWSKENHPPSDQKISADSHSISSCIIPINVTGVGFDREASARCSLVHSQSVLQRRRKLRRRKTITGIPKRVHQDMDSDESPVARERTVIVHANPHQLSLYQEDLSISGRLHHTRDSGCQTDDFLIACSAAPSRRRIRAQRGHQGIPASLSHSTGNISSLGDQSDSTYTCSSSHGGRLRSRSLPREGGRLMDSDDDDDDDDDDDDDNYDDDDEDEELSPYEAEDFIPSGPSPRMKMMMMKDEEESTDDQAAPEPLQLGSLKRLQRSGERDRGGGGGGSPEHSWMERGRSRLPRKADMGSCEISSSSDTFSSPIHSVSTTGVLGSHVDHKEDHQSSSGNWSGSSSTCPSQTSETIPPPSSPPLTGSSHCDSELSLNTVPNAIDEGFSLDPSYHSDLRPQGQGHRSSSFTSSATDQLDDAGVSTASEGEWTYPQDQDQTDPDQDPDQIQNLSQSHGLAQEYSSKQGLENQTCFSGNNTPNNEKEPGSLYASETNSFYSSSVHFGECNQSYRGYMYNYADPGPDCSQSNTVAAALSHGVYLQSSSDLRAGTMTLGRSYRPLKKPKVKPPPPKRTSSLKESSSSVDVGTDTQADQDQPKTVSEQDLTLSSTDMKLELELELGGAPEPLQTSCLVAEPLGSWGMGLGETVDIVEPMSFSSADTHSFKDEGAVQSDYADLWLHNTELKSNNGEYTSMSNSSTATGTTVMDCIKSPDSSSSSTESKTQASAQVSQTRPTSPPLPPGDYKLGSPEKLAGLASPSSGYSSQSETPTSTLPSSSTAFFPGPLSPSTGKRKPKVPERKSSLSSLQHFPRDGVSISSGYKRDPDFPPPPSQLDLNILHGGYVRHTLSHRTHHMHTLHHSKHRVSNVLATGTKFLVPETSNTNPPPHSNSTPTITNSHLLVITPSALRSVQLHPIRRSTDSAATAVQETASGLETATRPKYPPSCSTLAPPPINPRPLPPRRPPPRPPCHDHISSPEHSQPPPPGRHPDGPPSYESLLLRQDRYGPGTFWAMTAFRSRIDPLSDMSEDSSPLHRPVPRAPHPSPVDLHTHIHSHTEFRGLTHSTHAHSEFRVLGERSFSQDDDDDDDEEEEEEEPVKDLPRAACSRGGMRSDHPPPPAYEFAGLCHSDSGPWASPVKVPGTIMETSHPYLISDARRRGLVERDEEDEVTSGATRSAHQHHSQENKDDSTTPDTEDYFSKDSTPSDNSLSPLTDDYKVDDELLTSPNKTRTTEDLFAMIHRSKRKVLGRKDSGDLNVKSRLCPPAAVTPCNVTTVIIPPAPPLNLPANLATAAGSQRAPVPIYRSAKKSTTSNEEFKLLLLKKGSRSDSSYRMSATEILKSPITPKMPGESLQEGAFRQYEEPTSAFQEPPISSMDPIQIPGLFPRANAESFTLKTLPMSAASRQGRSRIPPVANSSRYSTRSRLYTAPMQAISEGETENSDGSPHDDRSS; from the exons CGGTGTCGAACCTGGACATAGAAAGCAAGCTGTCAGTGCACTATCAGGCTCCATGGCACCAACAACACAACGTGTTTCATCCCTGCACCCGACCGCCatgtctggaggagctgcacagAAATGCTCAACTCAGCCTCAGAGCCCAGAACCGAG ACGAACAACAGCACGAACAACGGTCCACAAGTCGGGAGAGAAACAGGGTGACCATCTCTATCTCAGTGGCGCCCCCTATGCCCACCTTCCCCTCACCACACAGCATTCGCCGGCAGCAGAGAAGTCGGCTGGCGCGAGCG caagagagagcagagagggagcgagagttAGACTATCAACCCAGGAAG GAGAGGActgtgagagaaacagagatcCAGACCATccagagaaaa gagaGGCCAGGGAGAGAAGCAGATGTCCAGACGATCCAAAGAAAG TTTGAGTGCTTTTACTCACTTCACCCTATTGAAAGTTGCATCTTCATCCCATGGAATAGAAAG GCTACCTCGATGGGGGAAGACGAAGGTTGTGAGGTCTTGGGAGGGCACAGAGCCAAGTCCTCAGCCCCCAATGCTTCCTCAACCCAAGATAAGCAGACGAGCTGGTCCAAGGAAAACCACCCACCTTCAGATCAGAAGATATCTGCCGATTCTcactccatctcctcctgcatcATCCCCATCAACGTCACAG GTGTTGGGTTTGACAGGGAAGCCAGTGCTCGTTGCTCTCTAGTACATTCCCAGTCGGttcttcagaggaggaggaagctaaGGAGGAGGAAGACCATCACAGGAATACCCAAAAGAGTGCACCAGGACATGG ACTCAGATGAATCACCCGTAGCAAGAGAGCGCACAGTGATCGTCCATGCCAACCCGCACCAACTCTCTCTCTATCAGGAAGATCTCTCAATCAGTGGTCGGCTCCATCACACTCGTGACTCTGGCTGCCAGACAGATGATTTCCTTATAGCAT GTTCAGCTGCTCCCTCCAGACGGCGCATCAGAGCGCAACGTGGCCATCAGGGaatccctgcctctctctctcattcgaCAGGCAACATTTCGTCACTGGGTGACCAGTCAGATTCCACATACACCTGTTCTTCAAGCCACGGTGGACGCTTGCGCTCTCGCAGTCTTCCACGAGAGGGTGGACGTCTAAtggacagtgatgatgatgacgatgatgatgacgatgatgatgatgacaattatgatgatgatgatgaagatgaggagctGTCACCATATGAAGCTGAGGACTTTATTCCATCTGGCCCCAGTCCAAgaatgaagatgatgatgatgaaggatgAGGAAGAGAGCACAGATGACCAGGCAGCCCCTGAGCCGCTGCAACTTGGAAGCCTAAAAAGGTTACAGCGATCTGGGGAAAGAGACcgagggggtggaggaggaggaagcccGGAGCATAGCTGGATGGAGAGGGGCCGTTCTCGCTTACCCCGCAAAGCTGACATGGGCAGCTGTGAGATCTCATCAAGTTCAGATACTTTCAGCAGTCCTATTCACTCTGTGTCTACAACAGGAGTTCTAGGAAGCCATGTGGACCATAAAGAGGACCACCAGTCGTCAAGTGGGAACTGGAGTGGTTCCAGCTCCACCTGCCCCTCTCAGACATCTGAAACCATACCCCCGCCCTCTTCTCCACCACTGACAGGCTCCTCCCATTGTGACTCAGAGCTATCACTCAACACTGTGCCCAATGCCATCGATGAGGGATTTTCCCTGGATCCCTCATACCACTCTGACCTCAGACCCCAGGGCCAGGGCCACAGGTCAAGCTCATTTACATCCTCAGCCACCGACCAGCTAGATGACGCAGGGGTCAGTACAGCAAGTGAGGGGGAGTGGACATACCCTCAAGACCAAGACCAGACTGATCCAGACCAAGACCCTGATCAGATCCAAAACCTGAGTCAGAGTCATGGGTTAGCTCAGGAGTACAGCTCCAAACAAGGTTTGGAAAACCAAACCTGTTTTAGCGGCAACAATACCCCCAACAATGAAAAGGAGCCTGGCTCTCTTTACGCatcagaaacaaacagtttCTACTCCTCATCAGTGCATTTTGGGGAGTGTAATCAGAGTTACAGAGGTTACATGTATAACTATGCAGACCCAGGACCTGACTGCAGTCAATCCaacactgtggcagcagcactATCCCATGGAGTTTACCTCCAATCCTCATCTGACCTCAGAGCAGGCACTATGACCCTGGGGAGAAGCTATCGTCCACTGAAGAAACCTAAAGTCAAACCTCCACCACCCAAACGGACTTCTTCGCTGAAGGAAAGCAGTAGTAGTGTTGATGTTGGAACGGACACACAGGCAGATCAAGATCAACCAAAGACGGTTAGTGAACAAGACCTCACCTTGTCTTCCACAGATATGAAGCTGGAACTGGAGCTTGAGCTTGGAGGTGCTCCAGAACCCTTACAGACATCTTGTCTAGTAGCAGAGCCTTTAGGATCATGGGGAATGGGACTGGGTGAAACTGTCGACATTGTAGAACCGATGTCCTTCAGCTCTGCAGATACACACTCGTTTAAGGATGAAGGTGCTGTGCAATCTGACTATGCAGACCTGTGGCTTCACAACACTGAGCTGAAGTCCAACAATGGTGAGTACACATCTATGTCCAACTCAAGCACAGCCACAGGCACTACTGTCATGGACTGTATCAAGTCACCAGacagctcttcctcctccacagaatCCAAAACCCAGGCCTCTGCCCAGGTGTCACAGACCAGGCCAACTAGTCCACCTCTCCCACCTGGAGACTACAAACTTGGGTCACCTGAGAAGCTGGCAGGCCTGGCCTCGCCATCAAGTGGCtattccagccaatcagagactcCAACATCAACCTTACCCTCATCTTCAACAGCATTTTTCCCAGGACCTCTATCTCCCTCCACGGGCAAAAGGAAGCCTAAAGTGCCAGAGAGAAagtcttctctttcttctctgcagcatttcccCAGAGATGGAGTTTCCATTTCATCTGGCTATAAGAGAGACCCAGACTTTCCACCTCCACCTTCTCAACTTGATCTCAATATTCTTCATGGTGGCTATGTCAGACACACGCTATCCCACCGGACACACCACATGCACACGCTCcaccacagcaaacacagagttTCAAATGTGTTAGCCACTGGAACAAAGTTTTTGGTCCCTGAGACATCGAATACCAACCCGCCACCACATTCAAACTCTACTCCAACAATTACAAATTCCCATCTATTGGTGATAACGCCATCTGCTCTTCGTTCAGTGCAGCTCCATCCTATTAGGCGATCCACAGATAGTGCTGCCACTGCAGTCCAGGAAACAGCAAGTGGACTGGAGACTGCTACGAGACCCAAATATCCTCCTAGTTGTTCTACCCTGGCTCCACCACCTATTAACCCTAGGCCACTCCCGCCTCGCAGACCACCACCCAGACCCCCATGTCATGACCACATCTCCTCCCCTGAACATTCACAACCACCTCCCCCTGGCCGCCACCCTGATGGGCCACCATCCTATGAAAGCCTGCTACTCAGACAGGACCGCTATGGACCTGGAACTTTCTGGGCTATGACGGCCTTCAGATCCCGGATAGACCCATTATCAGATATGTCTGAAGACAGCTCACCTTTGCATCGGCCAGTGCCACGTGCTCCCCACCCTTCGCCTGTGgatctacacacacatatccactCGCACACAGAGTTCAGAGGGCTCACACATTCAACTCATGCACACTCTGAGTTTAGGGTTTTGGGGGAACGCTCATTCTcccaggatgatgatgatgatgacgatgaagaggaggaagaggaagagccgGTGAAAGACCTACCGAGGGCTGCATGTTCCAGAGGAGGCATGCGATCGGATCACCCTCCACCCCCAGCATATGAGTTTGCTGGATTATGCCACTCAGACTCAGGGCCCTGGGCTAGTCCAGTCAAAGTGCCTGGTACCATAATGGAGACATCGCATCCTTACCTAATCAGCGATGCAAGGAGAAGAGGACTCGTAGAGAGAGACGAAGAGGATGAAGTGACATCCGGTGCTACCAGAAGTGCCCATCAGCATCATTCACAGGAGAATAAAGACGACTCCACAACTCCTGACACAGAGGATTACTTCAGTAAAG ATTCCACACCCAGTGATAACTCGCTCTCCCCTCTGACGGATGACTACAAAGTGGACGATGAACTTCTCACCTCACCCAACAAGACCCGTACAACTGAGGATCTGTTTGCCATGATACACAG ATCCAAAAGAAAGGTCCTTGGCCGTAAAGATTCAGGAGATTTAAATGTGAAGTCTCGTCTTTGCCCTCCAGCGGCAGTGACCCCTTGCAATGTCACCACCGTCATTATCCCGCCAGCACCTCCTCTGAACCTCCCAGCCAATTTAGCCACTGCTGCTGGGTCACAACGAGCCCCAGTGCCAATCTACCGCAGCGCCAAGAAATCCACCACATCCAACGAGGAGTTTAAACTCCTGTTGCTGAAGAAAGGTAGCAGGTCTGATTCCAGCTACCGCATGTCAGCGACAGAGATTCTAAAGAGCCCCATCACTCCTAAAATGCCAGGGGAGTCCCTTCAAGAGGGAGCCTTCAGACAGTACGAGGAGCCAACCTCCGCATTCCAAGAGCCCCCCATTTCTAGCATGGACCCAATCCAGATACCAGGTCTTTTTCCCAGGGCCAACGCTGAGAGTTTCACCCTCAAAACCCTGCCTATGTCAGCTGCATCTCGACAGGGACGTTCTCGGATCCCCCCTGTAGCCAACAGCAGTCGCTACAGTACACGCAGCCGCCTCTACACCGCCCCGATGCAAGCCATTTCTGAAGGGGAGACAGAGAATTCAGATGGGAGCCCCCATGATGACAGATCATCctaa